CCATACCGTGGTCAACGACGCCTCACCACGTAGGACACGGTCTAAGTGCCCGGGTGTTTCAGCCTGGGACCAGTGACTCGCTCCTGGCGGTCCAACGCTTGCCTGCCCCACTAGATCAACTCAACCGCGCCCTCGCGTAAGCAGCCATCGCGTCACGCTGGTAGGCGGCTAGGCCTTCGGCGACCCTCTCGTACAAGGCATTGAAATGTGGGTCATCTACGTACATCTCCCCAAGAGAGATGAACGTGGCAGCGTCCGCAATCCCGTATCGCCTAGCCTCGCGGTAGTACCAGTCGACTTCCTCCAGTACGGTCGGGTTGTCGGGCGATGTGCGAGCGACCATGAACTCGGCCATCCGAATCAGGCGGTCGGTGATGTCCTGTTCCTCGGCCTGTGTTTGCTCCGACTGCCGCTCGCGGGTTTTTGGATCATGCACCAGGTAGGCGAACCCCTCGAACAGGCTCTCCGGCCGGTTGATCTTCGGCTCTACCATAATGACGCCTTCTTCCCTGGTGTTCCCTGATTCGTGCCAGCAAGGAGGACAGTGGCTAGCCCGGAGGTGACGGTCAGTCAAGCCTGCTTTCACCATTGATTTGGGCTTCGCCACGCCGGATCTGGATCACCGCTCCGTCGAAGGGCCGATCAAAACCGCCATAGCTGTCTGGAGTGCCCATCCACCCAACCTCCCTGGTACACCGGGGCGCCCAGGACATCTGATTCGACCTCAAGCACCTTACCGCTGTGCTTGGCCGTCAACTTGATGTGGGTGCCCCCGTATACCTCGGGGAGGAATCGCTGGTTGTCGCCCCCCCACCATTTCCACTGATGCAGGCGCGCCCCTTGCGCGGTTGATATACCCTCGACATCCATGACTTTATCGACGTGCTGCGCAATGAGTCTTACGTAGCCGTCGCCTACGGGCTCCATTCTCCACCTTTGATTTCCGCCTCCCCAGTAGTCCCAGATTTGGACCTTGGCGCCGTCGACGTTCGATATACCCTCGACGTCGAGGACTTTATCGCTGAACTTGGAGTGCAGCGGTCGAACGGGAGAGCGGGCGAAGGTCACCCCGTACACCCACTCATCGGCGGTCCCGTTGTGGCTGGCCGAGAATCCCATGTGGGTGAAGTCGGGTTCTCGGATCAGTGCTTCATGGCCCGGGCTTTGCAGCCACCAATTCATGGGTGCGTCGGACTTTAGATATGCGCCACCCCAGTAGAGGATTTCGCCAGTCCGATTGTTCTCCGGAACCCAGCCTCCGGCACCGGCAGCCTCTACGATCCGTACTCCGGGGGTACTGTCGTCCGAACCCTTGTGGGCATCTCTACCGGGCGTCTTGTACACCCAGGGGTGATTTGCCATATCCGACGTGTGGCGGGCGGCTGCTGCCGATAGGTCCTTATCTATGAAGACTGGGATAAGGCCCTTCTCGGCCCGGTACTTGTTGATCCGCGTGAGGCAACCAACTCCGGCTAGAAATATGCCGAAGAGGAAGTCGCCGGGTCCAGCAGGCATGTCTCACTCACCCTATCCGTGCATGTGTCTAGTTCCAGCCTGTATGTATCTCAAGGATCGGTGCATCCGGTCTCTGTCGCCACTCGGGATGGAGCATGGGGATACCACAACGACCAGCGCAAGGAGCGAATCGGTACTGAGAGCCGTGTGAGGGGGTGTGAGTTGAGCGTCTGGTTCGGTGCGAGACGCCGCCGTGGATCGGCTGCGGATCTGATGGGAATGACGGGCCGACACCCATGAAGCGTTGCTTGAACTCGTCTGCCTGATCAACCACCGATAACTCGACTCCCTGTGGCAGCTGTTGCAATAACCCCGACGCCTGGACACTTGATTGTCAAGGGTGTCCGGGCCATTCGTGCAGGTCGTAAGCCTGACTGAACAGTCGGACACGTGGGACACTCTGCATGCAGACACGCCGTGAGCCCTGGGCCGTCTCCGGGCCGTGCGAGGGTGCCCGAGGCCGACCAAGGGCGACCGACGGTGACGGATGAGGCTGCGCCGTCGGCAGCAAAGCTCCAGGTCAGCGCCGCCCACCCATACCCGTTTCCCCCAGGGGTAGCGATCCGGCAAGATGGGGTGTTTCTTGCCATGCAGTAGCAAGTGGCGACCCAAGTAGGGTGCCGCGCATGCCCACTTCTCCTGATCGTGTCGACAGCCGAGAAACCCTGGCCGCCTTCGTCCGTTCCCTGCACCGCAGGCAAGCCGAGGATGGCGGCTCGTGGGAGAACGCGGATCTCGCGAGTTTCCTGGAGGCCTTGGCAGCGTGGATCGACGACGCGGACGGTTGGTACAGCAACGCCGGCGGCGAGTTGCCCGGCAGCGGTGACTGGACGTTCTTCGCACGAGCCTTGCAAGGGGCGACCATCTACGAATAGTCAGGGGCCCTGTCGAATGTGTATCGAAGTCGGCAATAGCCCGAACGCGGCATGCTGTAAGCACCAGGTCAGAGGTACTCCTCCGGCGATCCGTCCAAGCGCCTTCTAAGCGCTTGGCCGCAGGTTCGGGTCATGCCGGAGGCGCCACTAATCGCCAGTCCAGAGCGCATTGCAGAACGTCACGATCTGGGCATTTCCCTTGTGTGCGTGAGGTGTTGAGGGCTGATGTGGTGTGGGCGGAGACGTTTGCGGGGCTGCGGATGACGCTGTTCGTGGTGCCTACCGTTCGCTGAGCGAGTGCTGGTGGTGGTCTTCTGCCGCACGAGCCTCACCATGCGGTAGCTCGCACCCCTGTTCGAGATCTCGCCGGCGACGGTGCGCAGGGCCATCCGACGGCTTGGGCCGCTCCTCGGGTTCGAACCGGCCGCACGTCCCGTCGAGGCCGACAACCGGCTGTGGATCGTGGACGGCACGCTGGTCCCGGCCCGCGACCGCAAGGTCGATGCTTCCAGCGGCAACTACCGCTTCTCCCCGAAAGTGCAGGTCATCATCCATGCCGACACCCGCTTGGTGGTGGCCGCCGCCCGACCAGCACCGGGCAACCGGGCCAACGCCCACGTGTGACGCAACTCCGGCCTGCCGGACTGGTGCCATGGCGTTACCGTGCTCGGCGACGCCTACAACAACACCGACCTCGTCGTCCCGCACCGCAAACAGCCCGGCCGGCCCCTGATGGCGGGAGAGGCCGACAACGCCGAGCGCCGACGGGTCCACGCGCGGGTCGAGCATGCCATCGGCCGACTGAAGAAGCACAAGATCCTCCGAAACTGCCGACAGCACGACGACGGCCTCCACCGTGCGGGCCAAACGGTCTCCCAGATGCTGAACCTCACCCTGACCACATGATCATGAATCGTCCTCGTGAGTTCACCTCCATGTCGGCGGGGACCAGATGTACCGTCCCGAGGACGGCGAAGATCAGGTCGGTTCACCCCCGCGTCGGCGGGGACCACCGCACGGAGATGTACCGGTCGGGCATTCCCTTCGGTTCACCCCCGCGTCGGCGGGGACCACGCCATGCCCGGCGCGACCATCACCGCCATCAACGGTTCACCCCCGCGTCGGCGGGGACCACCAGCACGAAGGCCCGCGCCGACCAGTGCGGGCCGGTTCACCCCCACGTCGGCGGGGACCACGTGATCACGGCGCGGTCGCCATGCGTGCCCGCCGGTTCACCCCCGCGTCGGCGGGGACCACTAGGCAGCGCCGACCGGGCAGGACCGGGCCGTCGGTTCACCCCCGCGTCGGCGGGGACCACGTCGGCGGCCACACCCACAACAGGCACGGAGGCGGTTCACCCCCGCGTCAGCGGGGACCACGGGGGTGACGCCGTGGACGCCGTCGCGGTGCAGCGGTTCACCCCCGCGTCGGCGGGGACCACGTGATGCCGTGCTGGGCGCGCAGCTTGTCGGCCGGTTCACCCCCGCGTCGGCGGGGACCACATACCGCCCGAGCCCGCCGTCGACTCGCCGCTCGGTTCACCCCCGCGTCGGCGGGGACCACTCGCGACTGCGCCGGATGCTGTCTCCTCGCGCCGGTTCACCCCCGCGTCGGCGGGGACCACGGTGCGTCCATCGGTCTCGTCGCCGCGTTCGGAGGTTCACCCCCGCGTCGGCGGGGACCACGTGACGGGCCGGAGCGCGGTCGCAGCCAGCGTCGGTTCACCCCCGCGTCGGCGGGGACCACCTTCGTGACCTGCGGCTTAGCTCGTGCTTTGCTTGTTCTTTGCCAGGTGGGGTTGTTGTGGGGCAGCGGTCATGCGCATGAGGGTGAGTCCGTCGAAGTCAATGGGAACGCGGCGGCGAGTTCCAGCGGTACGGATGGCGTAGCCCTGTTCGGTCGGGGCGGGGTGGACTAGGACGGCGGCGCCGTCGGCGACGACTTCGGTGACGGCGTCCCAGAGTTGGTCGCGTACGCGGGCTGAGACGGTGCCGACGAAGATGCCGGGGACGACTTCGGTGGTCCAGCGGCTGAGGGCGCCGCGGAGGTGGTCGGGGACGGCGGTGGTGGCGATGACGAGCATGGAGGGCATGTCAGGTGCCGTCCGGTGCGTAGTTGACGCCGGCGGGGAGGGTTCCGGTCTTGGGGTCCCAGAGGTGGACGATGCGCACGTCGTAGCGGGTCGGGTCGTCTGAGTCGTCGTCGGTGGCGGTGGCGGTGGCAGGGGTGAGGAGGCGCTGGATGTCGTGGATGACGCGGGGCAGGAGGCGGATGAGGCGGAGTTCTTCGCGGAATTTGCGGCGGGCTTGCTGTTCGGGGTCGGTGGCCTGGTGGAGGGAGAAGGCGACGGGGAGGGTGGTGTCGGCTTTGTAGAGGTCGGCGATGTCGTAGACGAAGGCGTGCTGGGTGCCGGTGTGGACGAAGCCGAGGGCCGGTGAGCAGCCGAGGGCGAGAACGGCTGCGTGGATGATGCCGTAGAGGCAGGTGTTGGAGGCGGACAGGGCAAGGTTGACGGGGTCTTGCTGGTGCCACTGGTCAGGGTGGTAATTGCGGCGGAAGCGGCCGATGCCGTGTTGCTGGGCGAGGAGTTTGTAGAGGGCCTTCATGCGCTGGCCTTCCATGCCTCGTAGTTGGGCGAGGGTGGTTGCGTGGGGGACGGTGTCTTCGCCGAAGCGCATCTCGTACATGCGGGTGGCGACGGCGAGGCGTTGGTGGGGGTCGGCCCAGGCGGCGACCTGGTGTTCGAGCCAGCGGGTGGTGAGGGAGTCCGGGAGGATGCCGGCGTAGGCGCGGACGCCGCCAGCCCCGGTGCAGATGACGCTGGTGCCGTGGCGGGCGAGGGTGGTCAGGGCGCGGGTGGTGATGGAGACGCCGGGGCCCAGGAGCAGGCAGGTGAGTGCGGCGGTGGGGATGTGGACGGTGTCGGTGCGGTTGTCGTCGAGTTGGATCCGGGCGCAGACGCCGGTGTCGTCCTGGACGACGCGGACCATGTCGAGGTAGAGGAAGGACAGGGAGTCCGCGATGCGCGGGAGCATGGCGAGGGTGGGGGCGGCGAGGCGTCTGCGGGCGTCGCCGCCCCGGGGGCGGGTGTTCACGCGGGGGCGGGGGCGAGGCTGAGGAGGCCGGCGCCGTAGGACTTGGCTCGTCCGATGCCGGTGAGCAGGGCCTGGGCGAGGGCTTGGGGGTCGGTGATGGTGGCGGTGCCGTCGTAGCGCACGAGGTGGTGCCGGCCGCGCAGGGTTTGGCCGGTGCGGGGGTGTGCGGGGGTGAGGGGGGTGGGCAGGAGGGTGCGCAGTTCGAGGCCGGCTTCGGTGGCGCGGCGGGTCCACCACTGGTCGGCTTCCTGGCCGGTGAGGGGGATGCGCTGGCCGCGCTGGCCTTTGCGGTCCAGGGGCAGGCGTTCGGTTTTGACGGGGTTGACTGTGATGCGGTAGCGGACGGGCCGTCCTTGGGTGAGGGCGGCGAACATCGGGGTGAGGTCCTTGAGTTCGGTGTGGCCGTAGTCGTCGGGCAGGCGGGCGGGGTCCAGGGCGGTGGCCTGGACGAGGAGGGTGCTGGTGGTGTCGGTCTCGTCCAGGCGGTACAGGAGTCCGGCTGCTTGGCGGGGGCTTGTGCCGAGGTCGTCGGGGACCAGGCGCATCAGGGTGCGGTGCATCTGGGCGGCGTCGTGCAGGTCGCGCTGGACGGCGCGGCTGCGGGGGTTGAGGCGGATCCGGGCGAGTGCCGCGCTCATGCGGGGACCTCTTCCAACGCGTAGTCGATCAGTTTCTGGTGCAGGGCGTGGGGGTGGGCCGCCAGCTGGGCGGGCAGTTGCTGCACGGTGCGGTGGATGCGGCGGCGGTCGTGGCCGCGCCCGTCTGGGGCGAAGCTGCGGGGCATGTCCTGCACGGTGACGATGTCCGCCGTGGCGTCCGCTGTCTGGGGTGGGTGTTCCCACAGGAAGGTGACGGGGACGGTGCCGTCGCGAGGTGCGGGGCGGCTGGTGTCCCAGCTGAGGGGTACGTGGTGCAGGAGGTCGTTGACGGGGTCGGCTGCGTGGGTGCGCAGCAGGAGCGGTTCGTCGGGGACGCAGGAGCGGCGGCCGAGGTAGGGGGACCAGTGCGGCTGGTGCAGGGCGTGGGCGATGTGGGTGGTGGTGTCGTGGGGGCCGGTGACGGCGATGACGAAGACGGCGTCGGCGAGGTAGTGGCGGCGGGTGACGACGGCGGCGCCTTTGTTGCTGCCGCCGCTGGTGGCGGCGGTCTTCTCCTTGGGCTGGCCGCCGCCGACGGTGTGGTAGTCGATCATGCGGGTGCCGGGCCGGTCGATGCGGACGGTGAACTCCAGTGCCCGGTAGCGGTCCAGGGCGCTCGTGTCGTGGCGGGGGATGCCTTCGGCTGCGGCGAACATACCGGTCAGGGCGGAGCGGGTGGGGAAGGGGGCGGTGTCCCGGTCCGGAGTGAACGCCGAGCGCTCCCCCCAGGACTGCAGGGGTGCGGCCAGCCGCAGCAGCAAGCCGCTCATGCGTCGGCCCCGGTGGTGGGCAGCGCCGCCTCCAGCGCGGCGTCGATCAGATCGTAGAAGGAGTCGTGGACGGCGCCAAGCGGGGTGAGGTCGATGGTCTGCTCGGCGGGAAGGTTCGGGGGGTCCTCGATGGCGGCGTGGCCGTGGAAGGGGCGGTGACGGTCGCCGGTGAGCCGGTTGAGCTGGCCAGCGTAGGCGGCCAGGGCCTTGCGGGAGGCGCGGGCGAAGCCGCCGTCACTGTCCTTGACCGGGGTCTCGAACGCGGCTGCCAGGGAGAGGGGGCGCTGGGCACGCACGGCGAAATGGGCGAGGTCGGGGACGGTGTGGGGGGCGGTGCTGTTCTTCTTCGCCTGCGGCAGTGAGAGCAGGAAGTGCTCGGCGAAGGAGCCCAGCACGGTGCGGGCCGCCTTGCCGTCGCCGCCCAGGTTGGTGAGCAGGTCGGTGATGTTGACGGTGGCGTAGCGGTAGAAGACGCCGGCGCTGAACTCGCTGGTGTCCAGGTGGCCGCTGCCGGTGTCGGCTTCGCCGAGCCAGTCGTCGACGGCGGTGAAGTAGTCGCGCTGCGGCTCGGCGGCGTGGGTGGTGAAGGCGTGGGCGACCTGGGCGGCGCCGTCGACGTTGGCGCCGGGCAGTTCGGCGAGCATCCGCCCGAGCAGGCTGATAGATGCCGTTCGCCGCTTGAGGATCTCCTCGATACGCTCGACCGGCAGGATCTGCCCCGGCTTCTTCTTGCCCTGCCCCGCCTCCAGGGCGTCGCGGTGCTCGGCGCAGACCGCGACGAGTTCCTCCAGACCGCTCTCCGGCAGGAACAGCAGCACCGAGGTGTGCCCCTGCTGCTCGGTGCCGATGCCCTTCTTGCCCGCACTGGCGGCGACCTGGCCGCCGGCGAACTCGGCCAGCTCCGTCGGCCACCCCGCCCGCTCAAGTCCCTGACGGACCTTCACGGGCACCAGCCGGGTGCGGGCGGCCTTCTCCCCCAGGTCCCGCTCGACTCCGTGTCGGATCACCCGCTTCCACGACTGGCTGGAGACCCGGATCCGGGGGGCGTTGCCGTACCGGACGGTCTTCGGCGAGCCGAGGTCGTCACGGTTGAGGTTGGCGGCCGGAACCGACTGCAGGGCACTCAGGTCCAGGTACAGGGCGGTCATGCGAAATTCTCCTCAGGCAGTTCGGCGAGATCGGTCGAAGAAGCGTCGGTATGGCTGCCGACGGCAGCGTCGTCGGCGGTCTCGGCGTGCAGGGTGCGGAAGTAGCTCTCCAGCCAGCGGGTCGCGACACGGTCGCGGTCGCGGTCCCACCAGGTGAGGTCCTCCAAGAGCACCGCCCAGTCCACCGCGATGCCGCCGGACAGCAGATGACGGGTCATCGCGGGCAGCCGCACGTTCAGCGCCTCACTGCTCTGACGGCTGTACAGATGCAGGTCGCCCTCGGCCGAACCGGGCTTGATGATCTGGGCGTTGACCGCGTGGGCCAGGCTCGCGCCCAGGTTTGCCCGCGCGTACCAGTGCGACACGGCGCCCTCGGCTTCCGCGCGTTCGGCGTCAAGGGCCCGGGCCGAGCGCGGGCGGGCG
This genomic stretch from Streptomyces deccanensis harbors:
- the cas7e gene encoding type I-E CRISPR-associated protein Cas7/Cse4/CasC → MTALYLDLSALQSVPAANLNRDDLGSPKTVRYGNAPRIRVSSQSWKRVIRHGVERDLGEKAARTRLVPVKVRQGLERAGWPTELAEFAGGQVAASAGKKGIGTEQQGHTSVLLFLPESGLEELVAVCAEHRDALEAGQGKKKPGQILPVERIEEILKRRTASISLLGRMLAELPGANVDGAAQVAHAFTTHAAEPQRDYFTAVDDWLGEADTGSGHLDTSEFSAGVFYRYATVNITDLLTNLGGDGKAARTVLGSFAEHFLLSLPQAKKNSTAPHTVPDLAHFAVRAQRPLSLAAAFETPVKDSDGGFARASRKALAAYAGQLNRLTGDRHRPFHGHAAIEDPPNLPAEQTIDLTPLGAVHDSFYDLIDAALEAALPTTGADA
- a CDS encoding DUF7660 family protein — its product is MPTSPDRVDSRETLAAFVRSLHRRQAEDGGSWENADLASFLEALAAWIDDADGWYSNAGGELPGSGDWTFFARALQGATIYE
- the cas6e gene encoding type I-E CRISPR-associated protein Cas6/Cse3/CasE, coding for MSAALARIRLNPRSRAVQRDLHDAAQMHRTLMRLVPDDLGTSPRQAAGLLYRLDETDTTSTLLVQATALDPARLPDDYGHTELKDLTPMFAALTQGRPVRYRITVNPVKTERLPLDRKGQRGQRIPLTGQEADQWWTRRATEAGLELRTLLPTPLTPAHPRTGQTLRGRHHLVRYDGTATITDPQALAQALLTGIGRAKSYGAGLLSLAPAPA
- the cas1e gene encoding type I-E CRISPR-associated endonuclease Cas1e, with the translated sequence MLPRIADSLSFLYLDMVRVVQDDTGVCARIQLDDNRTDTVHIPTAALTCLLLGPGVSITTRALTTLARHGTSVICTGAGGVRAYAGILPDSLTTRWLEHQVAAWADPHQRLAVATRMYEMRFGEDTVPHATTLAQLRGMEGQRMKALYKLLAQQHGIGRFRRNYHPDQWHQQDPVNLALSASNTCLYGIIHAAVLALGCSPALGFVHTGTQHAFVYDIADLYKADTTLPVAFSLHQATDPEQQARRKFREELRLIRLLPRVIHDIQRLLTPATATATDDDSDDPTRYDVRIVHLWDPKTGTLPAGVNYAPDGT
- a CDS encoding RICIN domain-containing protein, with the translated sequence MPAGPGDFLFGIFLAGVGCLTRINKYRAEKGLIPVFIDKDLSAAAARHTSDMANHPWVYKTPGRDAHKGSDDSTPGVRIVEAAGAGGWVPENNRTGEILYWGGAYLKSDAPMNWWLQSPGHEALIREPDFTHMGFSASHNGTADEWVYGVTFARSPVRPLHSKFSDKVLDVEGISNVDGAKVQIWDYWGGGNQRWRMEPVGDGYVRLIAQHVDKVMDVEGISTAQGARLHQWKWWGGDNQRFLPEVYGGTHIKLTAKHSGKVLEVESDVLGAPVYQGGWVDGHSRQLWRF
- a CDS encoding TipAS antibiotic-recognition domain-containing protein; protein product: MVEPKINRPESLFEGFAYLVHDPKTRERQSEQTQAEEQDITDRLIRMAEFMVARTSPDNPTVLEEVDWYYREARRYGIADAATFISLGEMYVDDPHFNALYERVAEGLAAYQRDAMAAYARARLS
- the cas2e gene encoding type I-E CRISPR-associated endoribonuclease Cas2e gives rise to the protein MPSMLVIATTAVPDHLRGALSRWTTEVVPGIFVGTVSARVRDQLWDAVTEVVADGAAVLVHPAPTEQGYAIRTAGTRRRVPIDFDGLTLMRMTAAPQQPHLAKNKQSTS
- the cas5e gene encoding type I-E CRISPR-associated protein Cas5/CasD, which encodes MSGLLLRLAAPLQSWGERSAFTPDRDTAPFPTRSALTGMFAAAEGIPRHDTSALDRYRALEFTVRIDRPGTRMIDYHTVGGGQPKEKTAATSGGSNKGAAVVTRRHYLADAVFVIAVTGPHDTTTHIAHALHQPHWSPYLGRRSCVPDEPLLLRTHAADPVNDLLHHVPLSWDTSRPAPRDGTVPVTFLWEHPPQTADATADIVTVQDMPRSFAPDGRGHDRRRIHRTVQQLPAQLAAHPHALHQKLIDYALEEVPA
- the casB gene encoding type I-E CRISPR-associated protein Cse2/CasB — its product is MTTPPPAAASPPLAAQRPSDAFVAYVLDLCANKQAQSALRSGLGRPAERCNRLHRYLVRRLPERMHPDARRAHYAVAALIAARPRSARALDAERAEAEGAVSHWYARANLGASLAHAVNAQIIKPGSAEGDLHLYSRQSSEALNVRLPAMTRHLLSGGIAVDWAVLLEDLTWWDRDRDRVATRWLESYFRTLHAETADDAAVGSHTDASSTDLAELPEENFA